The Dasypus novemcinctus isolate mDasNov1 chromosome 13, mDasNov1.1.hap2, whole genome shotgun sequence genome segment ttagacaactattttaaaatacaaacctAGAACTGTTATCCTTTAAACAATAACAAGTTGGATTTCCTCTGCCAAATACCCAGTTATCTGTATTCGGTGCCCAAATGCAATGTAGACATTTGTTTATCTTAATTGTTCTTTGTGGTATATGTGAAGCAGTTAAGACATGGTGGGATGCTTTGGAAGTACAAATTCATATTCTTCAGTTACTGACAGATTTTATCTGTAATCCTTTCAACTAGATTGGGGGATGGTGTCTATGATACCTTCATGATGATAGATGAAACCAAATGCCCACCCTGTTCAAATGTACTCTGCAATCCTTCTGAACCATCTCTACCCAGAAAACTAAATGTAAGTAAAGGAAAGATTTTTTGCACTCGAATTGTTTTGGTGAAGGAGGAAGGTCTCCTTAATGCTCAAGGTACAGCTACATTGTACTGGCTACCCACACTCTGTGTGTGATTGATTTCTGCTGACTTTGGAATAACAGTTTCTCTGGTCCAAGTTTAACTCTTCAGGATGATTTTGATTTGGAGCCCATCTTTTCCTCTCAGTCACTGGTATAAATATATAGCactagggaaaaaataaaatgctacttTTATGTGAgtatgttaatttttatataggatGATGTGTACAGAGTATTAAAAAGACTCCTTTTAACAAAAGCAAGGAATAGAAGATAACCCTGCCTTCGTAAATCTGCAGATTTTTGTTCTCCATGACAGAAATGCAGTCCCAGCTTATTAGTATGCTAAAGAGACCCAGTTTGTAGATCATAAATAAAACTTGAACTGTATAGTTTGGCTTTTGATGCATTTAATCATTCTGGGCACTACAAACTCTTTGCTTTTTgacactgttgttttttttttttaattcgtggcttttttaaattctttttttatatatattcttttttaattatctttttttagaagatacataaatcacacaaaatgttacattaaaaaatatacctcactccccacaccccccacaccccccacactgTTTTACTTAagataataagaaaattaatttatatcCCCTCAGCATACATAGAGTAGAGGAGAGAGCAGGGCTTGGACAAGTTCCATGATAGGGAGGAGCTACCCCTTGACTAAGCTTTgctgcacaggtcagctaatgAACAAATTGAGTAAGTAAACTAATttgtagtatttctccttcacATTTTTGTGTTTAAGACCTGAAATTGATttctatgggggaaaaaaaacttgcATTTTTCATAGCCCTTCCCAAATTTTAGTCAGTTTTTGTTGTTAAAGTCAACCTTTTCACTACTTTCAAGGCAAACAGTATTACTCAACATCAGATGGCTGGTCACCCTGTTTTTTAATCTCTCTTCCGGAGTGTAGTAGGGCATTAGGGTTTCCTTTCTATTCTTTACAAGTTTATTTCTTTGCTAATAAGGTAAAACCCTTGAAGAACTCCAGAACCACATACCACTTGTGTTGAACATCACATTTCCTGGCAACTTGCTGCCCGTCAGACTGTCTCTACAGGGAActgttggcatttgggttgatgtTAGGTCTGACTTAAAGTTCATTTTAACTTTAATTCAGAGTTGGCTGGTGCTAATCACCTCCCAGTAGGTcaattaaattgtatgtttcagGATCGAAACAAATTGAATTCTTAAGCATGGTATTCAGCACAACAGTTTTTGGGAAACACGAGATTTTAGATTCTTAACTCAAAGCTGTCTTTGCAAATTTTGctgaaaaaatacttttttgaCCTTTTGGTGACTCTTATGGTTCGATATACCATGATTCCATCCTGAGACCCTATTGCTCTTCTCATGGTCTGTTAGCATTATTGCTTATGCAAAATGTTCATAAGTTCTTATTGCGAACTATCCATCATTCTACCCATAAGCTTTTATTAGGTTACGTTTTGTGTTGCAGGGATTTTGGTTTCGGGGACCAGGGCACAGGGTTTTATGGATGAGAAGGATATTACTTTTTTTTGAAATTCTCATCAAGATCTTTGAGACTTGATTTGTTCAATAGAATATTCTATTTGAAACATCATGAGCCCTTCAAATGAACACTGTATGTGAAGTACACTTAACAAATAACATGACAAATCTCCCAatatctgtttctctggaaataATTACATGGTTGGCAAAATTTTTGGTATAGTTGGTCACATACATTGCTTGGATATTGAGATTATAATCCTAAACAAGAAATAGCATTTTATAGCTCTTATACTTTAACATATGTGAACCTTATGAATTGTCCTAGGACAATGGAAGGAAGGTTTTATTTATAGCACAACAGATTCGATATATAATTGATTCAGGCCAGTATTTGAGTTATTTATGGATAGGAAAGAAAGCTAAGGAGAACCCTTCCTTGTGTGGGAAAATTCCTTCCTGGAACTCTCCAGAGAAAAATGGTAGGGGTAGGAGGCCAAGGTAGCCCTTTTTAGGTACCTAAAGGACTCTTACTTGAAATATGGCATTTCCTTGTGGTTTTTGATGGCAAACTAAGAATTAATTTGCAGGGAGGGACCTTTAGGCTCaccttaaggaaaaagaaaatcaggaaatggAAATGGCATCCTTAAATTATTGTAATAGTTCTGTGGAAGTTAAGTTTCTGTTACGTATCTGTTCTTATTAAAGTTCTGTACCTGAGACCCTTTCTTTATCACAAACAGAAATGAAGACCTCCAGAGCCAGCGCAGCCTTACATGTAGGCAGAGTAGGTGAAATACCCAGGCACGGACCCTGGACCACAAATACCTTTCCTACCAGCTTGTCAATGATGACTGAAGTTCCTAGAGAGGCATTCCTTTGGGTTAAGGCATTGATCTTCTGTTAAAGTTCAAATATCCCTGGAGAGGTAACACATTAAATTGTACAGCTAGTTGAAAACAGGTTTTGTGTGGGGAGAGAGTGGGTGAGGTGTTTCTGGGCACCCTCCGGGGAAGGCCTGATGTGGGGGCCTTCGATAACAGCAGGCACATTTAGTGCTAGACACCTGGTGGAGGGAGGCTCTGGAGATACGGAGGAAGCCGCCACAGAGAGAAGAGATAAACAGGGGAAAGCAGAGGGTGTCGTGAGAATTTAAACCTCAAGATACTGAGAATTGTGCTTAGCCGTgaccaatgttttaaaaatgatttatagtTTGCGAGGCTCCTTCACATATACTACTCATGATAAATTTGATTCACACAACATCCTGTAAGGATAAAGAAACCGAGAACAAGAAAGGCTAAGTAACCTCCTCAAGGACCTACAGCTTTTAAGCAGTGTAGCCAGGACCCCAGCCCAGGCCTTCTGACTTCAGATTTCTTCAGGCTGTGTCCCAAAGACTTCAACAGCAAAGATTTGGAAGCATTAAAAGTTAGACAAGACAAAATGTAAGGAAAATTGGCCGAGTGCAAGTGTTCCCTTTTGTTATGTAAATCTGACACCGAACAATTACGATTCTTTCCGCAGATCAACCAACTTTATTCCCTAATGTACTCTGATGAGAACATCTGTTTTCAGCAGTTATTATCATAGTGTTCACATATATTTTGGATGGATGGATAGTTGTTGCCCGTTTCTGTTTTTCACCCCTAAAAGCAGGGGTAGTACTTGACACGATTACTGATAAGAAAAATGTTGAGTTGTATTTGCACTTTAGCAGCGTGTAGGTTCTGTCTGTAGGCCTTTTTCTCGACTATAGTTCTCTGTTGAGACCATAGCTCTCTATTGAGAGACTATCTCTGTACCCTGTTTTGCCCCTCTCTTTTAAAACTAAATGCCAAAATGTGGCTGCAATTATACTGGCTGCTTCACTTTTAAAATCATATAATAcctcatttttataactgtagaTACCTATAAATGTTTAAATTGATTAAATGACCTAAACGGAGCAGTCAAGAATTCACTGTTTTTTTAACTAGATTAGGGGCTGTTCAAAGTATGCCcatacttacattttaaaaatccttttgttgttgtttatattgattttttatagtttagttttgtttttgtaataggTTCTATTTGAACAACAAAGTCGTTTGCTCATTTATAttaacattctattttctgaagaCTTGACTTTTGGATCTTTTGATTCTTATATTCTTAGAGATCACAACTATAGCTTCGAGCTCCTGTGGAATTATCTGCTCCTGATCTGAGAGGCTCTTTGAAGAATTCcagactttttttcccccactatatttaactttttttctttcttccttctaaccccttcttatatttttttaacattaattttaaaaaagtgtttgactatttctgctttttttctcccccattttACTTCAAACAATCTTATTTCAGTTCAGAGGTGAACAAGTAAAACTTTCTTCTGTGGGTTACTGTtccttccaggaaaaaaaaaaattaagcaaaacaGAGTAAAATGAATAATGTGCCTTTATCAGGTAGGCTCTTGCTGGGGAGGagtaagtgtgtgtgtatatgagaCAGGGAAAGAGACTCTTGTCTCTTTAGTAGACAGTTTTACAAGAAACACCCCGGGGCCTTGAATTCTCCCCTCAGCTCTTCACTGTCTCCCTCTGAATTGGCTCTCCCTCATTCAGCAGCTACAGGAACCGTTGGCCTCGGTGATCTTGAGAGCACTCACTAGCTTAGAACTTATTCAATGAACTAAACTACAAGACGGAGATAATTTATATGGGGACCTGGAGTGGATGGTGAAGCCTTGGCTTGTTGCAGGCCCAAGTCAGTGTGGCAGGCTTCCTGGAGAGTACTATCTGTGCTAGGAGAACCTGGTGCTGAGCTATGTTAATGGGAACAGGGCTAGACTGAGAgtcagaagacctgggttcaaatcctgcctatGCCACTTAATAGCACTTTATAGTTTGCAAACATTTTGATATGCATTATTTCCACCCTGCTCTGTGCCCTTAAGATTTGAGCAGATACTTGAAACAATTAATAAGCAATAGAAAGAGTAATATATCAAATGCCAAATTGTATGGTACAGACTGCAGGTGTCACAGTCAAGAAGTGAGGTTATTTAATATGGGCTTGGAATAGTCCTACGTGGAAGAGAGAAGACTTGAATTGTACCTCGAAGGAAGATTGGGCCTTGTAGGATTTGAATGGGTAGGGTTGGGGTGAAAGGACTTTCCATACAAAGACATACCTCGTAAGAAGGAACCTAGCCTGTTTGGGTACTTGAACAAAGCAAGGGATATATtgaggggtagggtgggggtggcatAAGACTCAGGGAGTCTGATAATTAATGTAACACAAGTCTCCAGAGACTCCTTTTCTTATTTCCCTCTTGGGTCATTTAAACTTAAAATAAGTGTAGCTGGAcatagtttgttgttgttgtcattgtcaTCGCCGTGGGGGAGGACCCTTTTATCCTTCGAGTCTTTTCAGTGGCTTTAACAGTGtattcatctttctcttctataGATTACCACCGAGCACTTAACAAGGGATCAGACTAGGTGCTTTATGAATGGAGGGGAGATGAAGGTAGAACAGCTGTTTCAAGAATTTGGCGCTAGAGGAGCTGATGCTTTTCAGCCAGCTGGCATCAATGACTCTGAAAAATGCTCTCCCACCGTTTCTCAGGGTAAAAGTTCCGATAGCTTGAATACAGTAAAATCCAGCATTTCCTCCAAGGCACCTAAAGTGGTGCCTCTAACGCCAGAACAAGCACTGAAGCAGTATAAACACCACCTCACTGCTTATGAGAAGCTGGAAATCATCAATTATCCAGAAATTTACTTTGTGGGTCCAAATgccaaaaaaagaaatggagtcaTCGGTGGTCCCAATAACGGGGGGTACGATGACCCAGAGGGGGCCTATATTCATGTGCCTCGAGACCACCTCGCGTACCGATACGAGGTGCTGAAGATTATTGGCAAGGGGAGTTTTGGGCAAGTAGCCCGGGTCTACGATCACAAACTGCGACAGTACGTGGCCCTCAAAATGGTGCGCAACGAAAAGCGCTTCCATCGTCAAGCAGCCGAAGAGATCCGGATTTTGGAGCATCTTAAAAAGCAGGATAAAACTGGTAGCATGAATGTTATCCACATGCTGGAGAGTTTCACGTTCCGGAACCACGTCTGCATGGCCTTTGAACTACTGAGCATTGACCTTTATgagctcattaaaaaaaacaagtttcaGGGTTTTAGTGTCCAGTTAGTGCGCAAGTTTGCTCAATCCATCTTGCAGTCATTGGATGCGCTCCACAAAAATAAGATCATTCACTGCGACCTCAAGCCAGAAAACATTCTCCTGAAACACCACGGGCGCAGTGCAACCAAGGTCATTGATTTCGGATCCAGCTGTTTCGAGTACCAGAAGCTTTACACATACATCCAGTCTCGGTTCTACAGAGCCCCAGAGATCATCTTAGGAAGCCGCTACAGCACACCTATTGACATATGGAGTTTTGGCTGCATCCTGGCAGAACTTTTAACAGGACAGCCTCTCTTCCCTGGGGAGGACGAAGGAGACCAGTTGGCCTGTATGATGGAGCTTCTAGGGATGCCGCCCCCAAAACTTCTGGAGCAATCCAAACGTGCCAAGTACTTTATTAACTCGAAGGGCCTGCCTCGCTATTGCTCTGTGACTACTCAGGCAGATGGGAAGGTCGTGCTTGTGGGGGGTCGTTCACGTCGGGGTAAGAAGCGAGGCCCCCCAGGCAGCAAAGACTGGGTGACGGCACTGAAAGGCTGTGATGACTACTTGTTTATAGAGTTTTTGAAAAGGTGTCTTCATTGGGACCCCTCTGCCCGCCTGACCCCAGCCCAAGCGTTAAGACACCCTTGGATTAGCAAGTCTGGGCCCAGACCTCTCACCATAGAAAAGGTGTCAGGGAAACGGGTAGTAAATCCTACAAATGCTTTCCAGGGACTGGGTTCCAAACTGCCTCCAGTTGTTGGAATAGCCAATAAGCTTAAAGCTAACTTAATGTCAGAAACCAATGGTGGTATACCTCTCTGCAGTGTATTGCCAAAGCTGATTAGCTAATGGACAGCGATATGCTCAGAAatgcatatgtatgtatttttaattatcttgcaGACCTGCAAATGGAGGAAAAACCTGAGCCCATTGGTGCATATGTTTTTGTTAGACTAGACTTCTTTTTTAACAggcaaaacattttttatatgACTGTAAAAGAACTCTTCAAGGGCTAATGACCTAACCAGCTTGTATTGGCCATCCTGGGATATACATTAAATGACTTTTTATGGGTCAATTCATCTATTTTTCTGTGTTGTTAATGCTAGATGTATTTCAACCACCGGATTCTATTGATTGAAATCCCTTTTGCCCCAAATAGAAGGTACACTAAAAAGTATATCCTGACCACGCCTACTAGCTAGTCTCCCAAAGCATCTATTCTGGAGGGGTAATTTGGGATTTGATGGTAGGTGTCCCAGCCTCGTGGGACTCGTTCTAGGTTAAAGGGCTCACagcaggatgggggtggggggagcaccAGGAAGCTGTTGGTCCCTGGAGAATTGGTGCCACTGCTTCTCAATGACATAGTTCTCTTCCCTTCAATTCTTTGATGTATTATGTGTGTGTTttgattatatttaattttattatttgcctCCAATTTGTTTTCTGGGCACTCAAAACATTTTATAGACATCTTGCTACTTTACCAAATAAACTTGTAAGATACCAGTTTTAAAACTGAGTCATATGCACCCCTTCCTCTTACCTCTTCCAGCTCTTTTCCCCCATCTGCAAGAAAGCAGTTTCTTTGTCCCCAGATGACCCTTAGTGTCAAAGATAGAATCACTATGAAAACTGGAATTCCCTAGCTTTTTGGTTCTCTGTGGACCAGCCTGTTTGCCTACATTTTAATGGACTCTCTTCCTTAAAATAGTGATCGCTATCAGGTAAATCCAACTATAGTTTAAAtgtttttcctcctctctttccAGTTGTCTGCCACCTTCATGTGTCATATTTCCCACTTTGAATGTAAACTTAACCAAGTGAATGTCAGCTATCAGAAGAAAGCTCTATTTCAAATTCCAGAAATTGGTGATaatccacccctcctccccattCATTTCCCTTTATTGTCAATCATTTCAATAgcctttatttttctctgctaAGATTTAAATATAATAGTGAGGGCTAGTCATAAAACTAATTGCTAGATGAATGTCATACTCAAAAGAGTAGAGAAGGGACAGTAATTAACTCACtgctgctatttttttctttctttctctactttcATCCTCCTCCAAAACAAAAGTATGCACAAATCCTATTCTAAAAGTGTGTTCTTCATAGCAGAGCAGTTGCTTTCTACCACAAAGTTCTCAGAATAatccatttccatttttattctagAGTTTCCACAAGATTGGAAGGATACTCTTTTCTTTGGCAACACAGTAaacaaaggagagaagaaaaatgcCATGAGCATATTATTAAAGGAACTCTTGCCTAATCcagaaagtattttttattttaacagcgCAGGCTTTGAAGAATAAACAAGCCCCTCTGGTAGTAGCATTACAGTGTTCAAGTCTGGTGTCCGCCTCCCAAGCACAAGggccagagggaagagaagagctCAGACAGCCTCTAGCTCTTTTGAAGGGGGAAATCCTGGTGTATGTGGTGACTGAGAAACTGAAATGTGTAAAACCTTGATTACCACTTTACTTGTGGGTTAGAAAAGGCAGTGGATATGCAGCCCCTTTACATGACCCTGACTTTTAGCTTCATACCCTGACGTGTTAGAGAAGTTGTTTAGGAATCTGCTGCATTATCTAGGCAGAGCACATGTTCAGGTTGTTTTGCCAGTGCTTATCTTTGTGGAAGACCTGCTTTTCCAAGCAAACTGTACGGAAAGGATTGCTACCTCCAGACATCTGGCATGCGCTGGATTTCAGTGTTTGTGTTTTTAGTGTGAGGTGTCCTTGGTCAGGCAGCCCTGTGACTGGACCTGGAGAGCAGCgagcccatgtgcagagctggtATGTGTGCTCTTTCTATGTTTTGAGTTACCTAAACTTATTGAAACTGGGCCAAGTGAAAGGATCTAGATAGTCCATGGCACTGTAGACATTCTGGAAAGCTCTGAGAAGGTAAATGGATGTTTCTGCTAAAATTTGGCAATCTAGAGGGTGACGCAGCACAGAGTCATTCAAGTTGGCACGCCTGTCTCCTGCAGACTGATTCCGGTTTGGGGAGAGTGGGCTGCTTTACAGCGTGGTGGTTGTGCAGTTGCATCTGAGGAGGTTTGTGGACAGGTTTCAAGTTTAGGGACAAGTTGTAAGTTTTAGAGGTTGCCACCCTCTAAAACTCTTTTAGAGTTTTTATGCCTCTTTTTTTCCAGCCAGTATTATATTTTCCCTTAGATTTCCGCCCAGGTATCGCAGCGAGTGAGTGACTGAATTAGATCAGTCAGGGAGGAATTTCAGACTATGTCTGCTTCATAGTTGCTGAATTGTTCTTTAGCCATTTTTGTTCTAGTCATTAAACAGGTCAAGTTGGTTGGCTtctcttactcattttttaaattgatgacATCGACTGAGTTTCCAAAATTGCTACTGGCACAGTCAAAGAGTTGggtaagaatttttatttcattcctaaaatctttttttttttttcaacatggGAAATTGGCTAATCAAGTGAATAACTGTTCACCTGATCGCCTTTTACCCTCACAGCCACCCCTCCATTCACCATGGCCGTCACGATTCCTCCTTATATTAGAAAGTAAACATGTGTTTACGGTGTTCTGAATTAAGAGATTTTGATGCTGTTGGTCACGGGCGGGTGATGGAGGCTCATTTCCCTCTAGGAACCAGGAGCATGCTCctcctttgtcttctttttaagttGGCGCATACAGTCAATCTCtgatcttttttgggggggaaagggTGATCAGGTAAGGTTATCGTCTAGACACAgtaaccttgaaaataaaaaaaaatataaccATAACCCAAGTATAACAAGGATTCTGCTCCTGTTCCCCAAGGTTGCTGGGAAAGAGGAGAGTCCAACCTGGCTCTTCTTTCCCAGAGGAAATTGACTTATGACTCTATTAGAGTGCTTTATTCCTAGGTGCTTTAAGGAGGTTTGGGGCAGATAGGTGAGCTGGCTAAAGTCATTTACATTTTTGCTTTCATACCATTTAATCTGTTAAGAATGAGTGCATTGCATGaacaaaaaaacacccaaaactgATTAGAAATTTCAGCTATGTAACAGTTTGGCTCTGTAGCAGCTGATTGTGTTGATGCCCTCTGTTCTGCTAAATTCCTAAGTAGACATAATTAAAGTTAAATGCTAAATGTTAGGGAGCCGCTGATAAATGGCTCTATCAGCTTTCCTGAGTAACAGAATACTCCTACTATTTTGGTGAATCATGGAAaagtcttgtttatttttaagtatttcttttGCATCTGTTATTTGATGTCATCAACACAGAAGTTGGAAAGGTGACAGTGATTGTTCCAGActgcctctgtggctttttctccttTTGAGAGTTAAGTATTTATCCTTGGAACCAATTGCCAGAACATGTTTCTCCTCCATCTTTTCAGTGGCTCACTGGAGATGACAAGTCTGTAGAGCAGTGTGACTTACTATTCATAAAATTATCCATGATATGAAAAATCTGGCATTTGTACAAATACGGAGTGAGACAAGGCCAGGGAATGACAGATCAAGGGAGGCTTATCTTCTGCCAAGGTTTAGCCCCTCTGTTTTAAAACCACTTTTACTATCCTTATTTCTCCATGTCTCACTTTCATCTTGCTTGTGCTTCCTAAAGCCCAAGAATTTAAGAGAATTTACTTGCAGACCAGGCTTTCAACCATAATGTGACTAGGGGAATCCTTTCCAAGGGTCTGTCAAATCATGCCTGCTATTTTCTgtgagaaagatttatttatgagtCACAGTGAACCCATCCATGTAAGGATTGTAAACTCTCTGGTCCCTGAGATCCAAAACCCCTGAGATAAGCCACAGCTACAAATATATTGTCTAGACTTTGAAGGGACAGGACATATTCTTTTAATATAGCTCATTGGCCTGTTAAGTCAAACCTAGACGctaataatttttctataatagGAGGAGCCTGACTGCCTGGTAACTAGAAAGATTCTTACCTCTTCTGCCACCACACAGATAAACTCAAAAGAAAGGAGAGCCCCCAAATCAGGCCAAATGGTGACCAGGGACTATTTCAGCTCAGAATGACAGCCTCTAAAAGCATCAGGTTTGAATCATTTAGATATCATGGGATTCTATCATTGTTCAATTGAGTCTGCTGGCATCCTTCCTCTAAAAAGCACAGTTTGGCATGGATGAGTCAGTGTGTTTTATTTTGGAGTGTTTGttttaagataaataaataaataaaaacgtATTGCTTTGAGAATTTTGTAGCATCTCAGATTTGCTTCAAAACCAAGACTGAGAACTTTCCCAGCAGGACCTGAGTGCCATACTCTGAAGCATTGCCCGTATGGTGGGTGGATGAGCCCCAATCACCGTAGATGATTAGGACCATGCTGCGGGGACAACTTCTGAGATGGCCTGGGTGACAATGATAAAGAGCTGGAGAGAGAAACTATTGGGAAGGGAAAAGGAGTTGGGATGAGAAGCAACCTTATAGAGATTTGGCCAACACCCTTTTAATTGGGAGAGCCTCTGTTTACTTCCAGGTTTGTCGtggagaagggaaatgggaaaacACACGTATGATACTcagggaagccctgggcatcCTAACTCTCAGCTCACCCATCAGGAACTACCACATTTACCATCCTGGGGCCTAAGTGTGGCTTAAGGATGAAGCCTGACGAGCAGCTTCAGGGAAGGAAGTTTGTGAGTTTTTCTTAGGCTTGGGCCTTGGTCAGTGGGCTGACTTTTTTAAAGTCTGAGGAAACTGAGcaaatggaaagaaaggagaaaatattcttGGGGCCCTTAGGCAGCTCAGCTCCAGACTGCCTCTGATTTGGCCATGAGCCATTATTGCCCTGGCAACAGAAGCTAAATGGACACAGCCCTAAGAGATTGCTTTTTGTGACCCCTGAATTGTCCTCTAGAATCTTGAATAGGCTTTCTGCCTTAGGGGAGCACGGCCAGCTCCTTCCTATGCTCACTTGACCTGTATGTTGGAGAAACTAACTCCTGCTAGAGAAACTATAGGCTGGGcagaatttaaaagaatattcagCTTTCAATATAGCTATTCAAATTTCCTTCATCTAGCATACCCAAGTCAAGGATGCACCACTGGCTTTTGAATCCATTTAAGCAAAAATTATGATTAGAAAAGGCAATAAAAAGGGCAATCTGGGCTATAGGTGTGTTGCCCATTTCTTTTCAACCTACAGGAACAATTTGTCAGCCCAGAGGCAGTCACCAGAAGTGACCACAACTAGACCATGCTAATGCTAAGGACTGATCTTGACCTTTCTGTAGCATGAGCCTAAGCACATTTTGACCTAGTTTTGCAGAGGCTGCCCAGTCCTGCCTTTATATCTGGCTG includes the following:
- the DYRK3 gene encoding dual specificity tyrosine-phosphorylation-regulated kinase 3 isoform X1 → MGGTARGPGRKDAGPPGAGLPPQQRRLGDGVYDTFMMIDETKCPPCSNVLCNPSEPSLPRKLNITTEHLTRDQTRCFMNGGEMKVEQLFQEFGARGADAFQPAGINDSEKCSPTVSQGKSSDSLNTVKSSISSKAPKVVPLTPEQALKQYKHHLTAYEKLEIINYPEIYFVGPNAKKRNGVIGGPNNGGYDDPEGAYIHVPRDHLAYRYEVLKIIGKGSFGQVARVYDHKLRQYVALKMVRNEKRFHRQAAEEIRILEHLKKQDKTGSMNVIHMLESFTFRNHVCMAFELLSIDLYELIKKNKFQGFSVQLVRKFAQSILQSLDALHKNKIIHCDLKPENILLKHHGRSATKVIDFGSSCFEYQKLYTYIQSRFYRAPEIILGSRYSTPIDIWSFGCILAELLTGQPLFPGEDEGDQLACMMELLGMPPPKLLEQSKRAKYFINSKGLPRYCSVTTQADGKVVLVGGRSRRGKKRGPPGSKDWVTALKGCDDYLFIEFLKRCLHWDPSARLTPAQALRHPWISKSGPRPLTIEKVSGKRVVNPTNAFQGLGSKLPPVVGIANKLKANLMSETNGGIPLCSVLPKLIS
- the DYRK3 gene encoding dual specificity tyrosine-phosphorylation-regulated kinase 3 isoform X2, encoding MMIDETKCPPCSNVLCNPSEPSLPRKLNITTEHLTRDQTRCFMNGGEMKVEQLFQEFGARGADAFQPAGINDSEKCSPTVSQGKSSDSLNTVKSSISSKAPKVVPLTPEQALKQYKHHLTAYEKLEIINYPEIYFVGPNAKKRNGVIGGPNNGGYDDPEGAYIHVPRDHLAYRYEVLKIIGKGSFGQVARVYDHKLRQYVALKMVRNEKRFHRQAAEEIRILEHLKKQDKTGSMNVIHMLESFTFRNHVCMAFELLSIDLYELIKKNKFQGFSVQLVRKFAQSILQSLDALHKNKIIHCDLKPENILLKHHGRSATKVIDFGSSCFEYQKLYTYIQSRFYRAPEIILGSRYSTPIDIWSFGCILAELLTGQPLFPGEDEGDQLACMMELLGMPPPKLLEQSKRAKYFINSKGLPRYCSVTTQADGKVVLVGGRSRRGKKRGPPGSKDWVTALKGCDDYLFIEFLKRCLHWDPSARLTPAQALRHPWISKSGPRPLTIEKVSGKRVVNPTNAFQGLGSKLPPVVGIANKLKANLMSETNGGIPLCSVLPKLIS
- the DYRK3 gene encoding dual specificity tyrosine-phosphorylation-regulated kinase 3 isoform X3 — its product is MNGGEMKVEQLFQEFGARGADAFQPAGINDSEKCSPTVSQGKSSDSLNTVKSSISSKAPKVVPLTPEQALKQYKHHLTAYEKLEIINYPEIYFVGPNAKKRNGVIGGPNNGGYDDPEGAYIHVPRDHLAYRYEVLKIIGKGSFGQVARVYDHKLRQYVALKMVRNEKRFHRQAAEEIRILEHLKKQDKTGSMNVIHMLESFTFRNHVCMAFELLSIDLYELIKKNKFQGFSVQLVRKFAQSILQSLDALHKNKIIHCDLKPENILLKHHGRSATKVIDFGSSCFEYQKLYTYIQSRFYRAPEIILGSRYSTPIDIWSFGCILAELLTGQPLFPGEDEGDQLACMMELLGMPPPKLLEQSKRAKYFINSKGLPRYCSVTTQADGKVVLVGGRSRRGKKRGPPGSKDWVTALKGCDDYLFIEFLKRCLHWDPSARLTPAQALRHPWISKSGPRPLTIEKVSGKRVVNPTNAFQGLGSKLPPVVGIANKLKANLMSETNGGIPLCSVLPKLIS